TTGACAACTTTCGGGGACTTGAAAGCATAGAGACACTTAGAATATGGGTTAATTATAAAAGAAATGACACTGATCCAATCATTCACAACTGCTTGAACCTGAGTATATTTCACACTTTACCGCATCTGAAAAATCTAGATCTGTCGTTTGGAAAATTCTACTGTATTAAGGGTGCTTCATTTTTAAACAATGGTACTGATCAGCTCGAACTAAGTGGCGTTGTCAATTTAACGATCAGTTATAATCTCAATCTCACCGAAATACTTCCAGGGAGTTTCATAGGCATGCCGAATCTTCAAAATCTAGATATCTCGAGTTGTTATTTTTTGAGGCATATCGATGCATCTGTCTTTATGGGTCTTCAAAACCTCAACCACCTTGTGCTTAACAGTGGAAATCTGGTTTCATTGGATAATAAGCAGTTCGCTCACCTAAAAGCATTATCACTTTTGGATCTGGTTGGCATTATCGGAAGCGAGACCCTGCATTCATTTGCTTTTGTTGGTTTATCGAATACAATTTCTTTGAATCTATCGGTCGGAAACATTCATAGTATTGAGCCATATACTTTCTCTGGCTTTCGTAATCTTACTCACTTGGACCTCTCGCTGAATGAGATTGGTTACATAGATAGGCGAATTCTGCATGGCCCGTCAAAGCTTACACATTTAAACTTATTATCAGCAAGCGATCCGATAAACATCGATCCTGGTGCGTTTCAAGAACTGCATTTTCTAGAATTTCTTGGTCTCACAACTAATATGAAAATTGAATTATTGGAACCATTGAAATCTCTCACGTCGTTGAATTGGGAATGTCCAAGTCCTGTTCCTCCTATGACGTTCTGTGGAATGTACTTATTTCATTACATCAATGTTAGCAGTAAGTACAGCTCACTCTATGACTGGATGTCAAGCTTTCCGCATCTAACGAAAATTGATTTGATTTCAGTGGAGACAGCGTGGTATATAAAATATCCATTCGCTGAAGGAATTACAGCGCTGAAGTTCCTACAAATTTCGAAATATTCGTTTTATAAATTTGAGTTAATTTCACTTTACATACCTCAAAATGTAGATTTACTAAAACATTTTGATGAGTGGATCAAATACATATTCGAGGGGGATTTGTCGACGCCAACACTGGCATTAGATGAAATGATTCCGAATCTTATCAAGGGTGCTCTTCTATATGCTGACATCCATGTTTTGAACCTGACACTACCAAAGTATTTGATGCCTCGTTGTGACATTGATGCTAACGAGTATATAAATGTGCACTCTTTGTTTTTTAATAGTGGCTCTGATACCATGAACAACGTGTTTTCTTGTTTCAAAGGATTGAGTTCACTATATTTAAACCAGTCTAGGAGTACTTTCCCACTGAGATACATAGACAGCGAAACGTTCTCAAATTTGGACTCTCTCGAACTGTTGGACCTTAGCGGCAATAGTATTTTATTCATTCCAGAAAAGTTGTTCGATAGTTTACCGAACCTTGTCCACTTGAACATGCTTCACAATGCATTGGAAATGGACATGGGCCTAGTTGGAAACCTTTCTATGCTGCCGGCTTTTCATTTCGATACTGGAGACGAAATGTACATATACTCACAAGGGTGCTGTCGGTTAATGCAAGATGACTATGACGAAGAACTGACAACTGACTATCTGGAAAAGTGGCTCGACAGAGAAGTGTGCgatttttattcaaatgtcGATCGTGGAGAAGGCTATATTCAGTACAACtgtcaaatatcaaaaaacTCCGAACACAATGGCATAATATCAGGTTATGGTGATAACATGCGATGTACTTGTGACCTACGTAAAATCGAAATCCTAAAAATGAGACAGTCAagtatttcattcatttctgagggtatttatttcaaatacatgACCCATATGAATGTTTCGTTCGCTGACAGGTATTCGGTCGATGTATATGTGCCTCAATTAGTGGAGCTTGATCTTGCTCATTCGCAACTGAAACTCAACAATTATGGAGTGAATTTTAGAGAAACACTGAATTTACGGTTTGCTAGTTTTAGCTACACGGAATACGATATAAGGGATATTCATACACGATGTAATCAAACCACAAATCGCATTATATTTCAATCATTTGTAGGGCTAGAATATTTAATTGTATCACACTCTGGAATTACAGCTCTTTGTCAATTCTATTTTCAACGATTGGTAAACTTACGGTTTATAGATTTGTCATATAATAAAATCCCGTTCGTAAGAAAGGATATGTTCGAATACAACACAAAGTTATCGACGATTGACCTAAGCAACAACGTAATTACTATGTTGGATCCAGCGACTTTTAAGCAGATGACTTATTTGTCGGCTCTGTACTTCAGCAACAATCCATTAAACTGTGATTGTGACAAAGAGTATATTCAAAAGTGGATGAAATCGTCAAAGAATGTAACGTTCACAACAGACGGTTCTTTACCATGGCAGACTTATATATGTGCAGAACCAAGTTCTCTCTCTGGTAAACCATTCATTATGATCGATCACCATCGAATAGCGTGTTACGGGACGCAAATAAGACTTATAGCGATTTTTGTTCTTATAATACCTATTCTGTTCGTCAGTCGCATTGTTTGGAAGAAACgctggcatttgttatataatgcctacaaaaaaattaacaagatAAAACAGCGATATCCCCTCTACTTCCGATTGGAAGACGACAAAGAGTATGACTTTGATGCGTTTGTCAGCTTCAGTGAGGGGGATTCTGACTGGGTTGATGAGCAGCTCCAACCATTTATGGAAGACAAACTTGAAATGAGACTGTGTATTCACACACGAGACTTCCACGGTGGTAAAGATATATTTGCAAATATCgaggaaaatatcaaaaagagcagaaaaataatttttattgtgTCAGAAAAGTTCATCAAGAGTTCTTACTGTGATTTAGAAATGCGATTGGCGTTCTCAATGATGTTACACGCACTACACGATGAAAGCATTCTTGTGTTTATCATGCTGGAGAAAGTTTCTCTGAAAGACATGTCCGACATTCTGAAGTTCTTTGTCAATACAAAGACATACTTAGCTTGGCCAGAAGGAGATGAAAAGGAGGATGAAAGGCAGCAGTTTTGGGAACAACTTAAAGGAATAGTAACAGACGAATGGCAAATTTTCTAAATCCTCACATATATATTGCGTTTATAAACACTGAAACACGTTATCTCAAATGTCAGATACATTGCATCAATCCAATCCTTTACAAATAAGTGAggcaattttaatttgaaacttaTCACACTCGATTGTTGGATCAGAACCTCAACTATAGTTGATTTTCAATAACTAAGAAACGTCTAGTTTTTTTCTTGATGGCGCTGTTTGCGACATTGCTTTCTTACTCTGATCAGATAAGGGAAAGTATAAACCTTTGTATGTAGATTTATGGGAAAAACGCTTGCATTTAATAATTTAATCCATTTAACAGTTTTGGTTGACGTTTTTATCCCCTTTATCCCTTTTATCCCCTTTTATCCCTATCATTAATGTCACGGCTTTTGCTGCGTTAGGTGGATTATTATGTAAAAAGATGTAAAGCGTCCTGAAACCAAGAGTGTATATGTGCCGTGCAGCATGCACAATTATGAATTATACGGTACTGAGATGTTGATATTTATATCACACAGTCTGAAAAGTGAACTTTCCGTAAATACCTAAGGATTCAATTGTCAAATCATTTATATACCGTTGGAAAGGAAATGTGAACCTGTGATATCATTTATTTAGCTATATGGTAACTTTTATTTAATATTGAACTGTTGTTGTAATATAAGAATATTCTATTGCCATTGGATGCGTAAGATTTGTATAAATTTCAATAGTCGATGCAATATCTTTGACTTCATAAGATTTTGACGATAAAGAACTTTCATCTTTATTTTAAACAAACGTTATGATaatgctgatttttttttacaatagcATATTGTATATTACCACTTTGTATTCTACCGAAAGGACAAGTTAacacatcaatttgtgtaaCCTGTACACGACATCAATTTGTTTAGCCTTTCCACGACATCGAAATGTGACAGGAAGATACAATATGGATGAGATTGTGTAACTTTGTATGCCTTTGTATTCAGAGTTAAAAGCGATTTTTCgatttataaaatttacctCTTTTCACTCTCCTTACCCAAActttaaaatacactttaacGTTATAATTTTATTACTTAAAGTAAACAACGCTACTGTACTCcattgaaaattgtattgtcaatttttgtttgataatacttactaacttcattaatatttcTTGTAAACAATATAGCAAATTTCTTTATACACAGATAAATGTTATATTTAAGGTTCCAGGACAAGTATCAGCcgcttgaaaaaaaataaattatatgtTGGCAAATGCTGCGGTGGGTATTTTGTAATTCTTGTTTACATAGGATTCACGTTGCAGTGAATTTGCATAATACCTTTCACAATAGTGTTTTACTTCCCCTCTACAAAGGCTTGTAATTTGCGAGATGTATAGCTGTTAGTTCAGTCAGGCAAACTGTGTTTGTGACTTTTGTTTGACGCGTAGATCGTTTTCTTTGGTAGCGAAAATTTTTGACAGGTGATTGATTCCTATTCCAACACCTTTAACAGTCCGTAACACAAAACAAGTGCGGGTAAAATAAATCTAAAACACCCTTTATGCGGTCAAATGTCGATGCTAATTTTGAACGAAAACACAGCATCTTGTGTACAGGGGAAGGAAAGAACCGATAATCGAGGGGTTGTGCGCATCGATCCTCACATGATCGCTGTAAACAATATTAATGAATACAACAATACAAAACGCAACATTTGCCAATAATATCTAGTCTTTCAGAAAACATATACTTTATTACTAGTGGGGTTACGAGCTCGATTCTTTTTGCAGAAAATGCAATGTTCGGAAGGAAAGGTTCAATACTCGGTCCGGACGCTTAATGCTAAGCAAGTAAAAAGTAAATGATGGTTTCTTTTCGTATCAGTATAAATAATGGTTTATTTTCGTATCAGTATAAAATACAATTCATAAGCGATCAATTATCATCTCCTAATAGTCATGAAGACTGAGTCTAACTGGAAAGGTGCCAGAATTTACTATGTTGTGATTATAAATCAGCTTATTTAAAATGTGCTGTATTTGCATGGTTACCTTTCATAAAAATGAGACTTTTGTCCTTGATAATCTGACCAATGCATGGGTTTTTGTATGTAAGCTATAGATCAGAACTTGTTGTTGAAAGGTTCTATATAAACAAATGCCTCGGACGAACTCTCAAAAAGGCAAAATATAAGTGTATGAGCCTCACTGTAAGTTTGCACGACTATGCCTGAATTTGCAAACGTGCAAGAATTTGCTGTATTGTTTTGAACTTTCACAATAgatgcaactgaaaaatgaacaaaaatgttgGAAAGACAAAGGGATGGTCATCGTTTTCAGCCCTACACTTTCGTTGCAACTACTGAATTCCGAGGAAATCCTATGCCGAGTCTAAAGTCAGCAGAGATCATAGACAACTTAGTGCCAAAATAGTGTTTGACTGGTTATGAACACGTACACGAATAACGTGCTTATTAAggataaaacaaaaacactgaacacACTGTAATGTAAggaattttagcaaaaatggaGTCAATGTAATGCCGCGTTTGGAGACGCGATTGAGTCAGCTACATGTAAGTTCTTGCACTATATAtccaagtacaataaaggtaTGCAAATGTATGGGTTTCCCACAAAGCGTCATTATTTCCTTCTAATAAACGTTCCTGTTAATAAAGACAGTTTTGCTATGCCGAGATAAGTACATGTCAAATTACGAAGTTTAACGACTTTGATGTATATCCAGTTATCTGTTCAATGAAGTATCACGATTTGCGAGCGACAGTGCAAAGCTAAATTGATCTTAACTTTAAGCTTCCATTCATGTATTCACCACGTTACCGTTAGCGTAGTGACTGCTAAAACTATTATAACGTACATAATAATAGACCTGAAAATATGACAGATATTGTTGGCGAGTGTATGACTTCCCGCCGTCGGATCAGTGATATGACATCTGCTACAGTATAGCACCCACAGCCAAACCAAGGCGAATTCCAGACAAGAGTACAGATAAAATCGGCTAAAGAAAACAGGTGAAAATTTGATTCGATATACCGGCAGTTTGAATACAAAATTCGTGAGTTCATCTACGAACGGACATCAACAATTGAAATAAGGCGTTTAAACGGGTTCTATTCTTTCCGACTTTTTTGAATTTGATCTcggaattttgtcaaaaatggcgACACATAAGGTTACCCACGTACTGTTAACAGAAGCGATAGAAtgcattaatatgcaaatgatctgcCTCGccaaaaattaagataaatttAGACAGGATTTGGTAAAGAATGATAGTCTTTACTACATGGCACCATTGACTTAGAAATTACATTCAATTTAACATTTCCTTTCTGAAAATTCTGCATTTTATCAGTTATCAGAAATTTTTACTCGGCATACTTTTAAGTTTGATCACTCTCTAATGGTCTCATAGTTTTCACCCAAGGATTGcacaataaaataaacggtGGTCGAAGGGCATGGATATTCAAATAAAAGCGTAAATTACAGCTTATTCCATTGGCTGGACATTAATAGGTTGGTCCACATGGCAAATATAAGGCTTGTCAAGCTGATATGAATTTACTACCACAACATTTGCAGATGTGGCATGAGAGTAAACCGTTACGTTGAAGAATTCATTCGAGCTCGCTTTGGTTTGCTTCCTTTTTTCATAACGGAAAGCACTGTCACTTAAGTCTTGCTTATGGTACCAACAAGAATTTCAAACTATAAAGAGGTAAGAATTTTATGTTACTTAAATTCCCTGTCCCCTAACATTTgtggcattattttcatttcaaatgcaGGTTCTTTGAATTTCAGACTAGAATTTGAAATTGTTCGCCTATTTTAAACTATATACTCCGATAAATTTGAGTGATAATACTATCACTCGGGTTGGGTGCAAATTTGTGGCGTATAATTCAAAACATTCATTTATTTGAACATAAAAACTTATTAAATAATTGAAAAACACAGTAGTGTTATGGTACACTGCTTTACCTGTAGCCGTGCCATACAGGTTGGGATTGTAACCTTGCATCATGAATTCTACGTCTCTCTACACCAAACgttaaaatgtaataaaacctGTCGCTCACTGTGTGATCAATGTTCAGAAGATTATAAAGtctatataaataaaatattgtatcaTTAAAATCCTACTTCTTAAAATAAAGACGTGTTTTGTATTTGCTATATCAACAGATATGTTCTAAACATGCCATGCCACTTTCTTACACTGAATTTTAATGCTACTGCAACTTTATAGCTAATTCCAATATGCGTGTCCAAATGATTCATGTCTTCAGGCTCTTATTATAATTAATACCTGAATTGTTTGAAATTGAAGACTGCTGCATTTGTTCGTGTCAATTTGAACTTTTATCCTCGGCTAAGAATGATGACATTAAATGTCCAATATGTAAATAGGGCCTATATGTCATGAGCTTAGTCATTATGAAAAGTAACCATACTCTTGTTTTGCTTCCTACTTTCAACGAAAGTAATAAATATCCACCCATTTTGTTTATAAACAACCCATTCAAGTGAAATTAGCTTACTATCGAATCCTTCATGTTTATGCATTTATTGTCGAAACTCCTAATATCAAGCTTTACCGGTACCAAGCTTATCAAGATGTGATCAAACGTATTACCAGACACTTTAATTACAGACATTGCATTTTCCTTGCCTTCCAGCGAATGTATGTGAAGTAGTGAAGTACAAGTTCATGTTAAAACAAGATACGATATCTGTAAACGTAATGCAAGGCAAGtatctaaataaataaaatagcaCATCAATGTATTTCCAGAATTATCgacatttttatgttttaaaatttgtttttttcataacCACTGTACGATATATTACACGCAATAAGATGTTCGCTTTTTTGCATTAGCTATAATTTccatatgtttgtttttcaatgaCAGTGAACAGATCTTGAGAGACAGAAATGGCTGGGTCTTCAAGCGATGCAAAGTACTTTTTCCAGGCAGTGGTGctgttttctgtatttgtcCATGTATTACTTTCACCAAAGTTGCTGTATCACGGGGAGCCACGGGTGACTTACAAGTACTGTCTGTCCTTGCCGAGTGACAACAATACCGGTGGATACTTCGACTGTTCGAAGCTATACCTTAAACAAGTACCAAGCTTTTTGCCAACGTCTACGGTAGACCTTTCTCTTTATAGCAACCTTATAAAGGAACTGAACAAGTATTCCTTCAAACAGCTTTCTAATCTTAAGAGATTGAACTTAAGTGATAATTATATCAGCATCATTACGGATCAGACATTTATGAACTTGCCCTATCTCGAAACATTAGACCTTTCATTTAATAGAATTAACTCCATTCCATGTAACGCTTTCAGCAGACTTCGTAATTTGAAATTCCTTCGGCTTCTCGATGTTGttaatttggaatttggcaAGTGTTCCTGGAATGGTGTAAAACATCTGAAATATTTAGAGATGAGTTTGTATTTCAAAAGTACAATCACCAACAATTTTCAGGGTCTTGAAAGTATAGAAACGCTACGTGTGTGGGTTAATTATGAACGGGACGATTCTGACCAGATCATTTACAACTGCCTAAATATCAGTATGTTTCACTCATTGCCGAATTTAAAACTTCTAGATCTGTCCTTCGGAAAATTCTCCTGTATTGAGGGCACTTCCGTTTCTCATAGTAGCACAGATTTGGTCGAACGAAGCGAAATAATCAATTTAGTTATTGGCCATAATCAACATCTCACTAAAATATTTCCTGGGAGTTTCATTGGAATGTCGCGCctacaaagtttgaatatctCAAGTTGTTATAATTTGAGTCACATTGATGCATCCGTCTTTAAGGGTGTTCAAAACCTCGACCGTCTAGTTCTTAACCACATTCATATAATTGAAAATTACACGTTCTCGGATTTTCACAAGCTTACTCACTTAGACCTTTCGTTAAATGCTATTGGTCACATTGATGCACATATTCTGCATGGCCCGTCAAATCTTACATATTTAAACTTATTGTCAGGGGGCGATCCAATTAATATAGATCTTAATGCGTTTAAAGGCCTGCATTTTCTAAAACACCTTCTTCTCTCGAgtgacatgaaaattgaattacTACAACCACTGAAATCACTAGAGTCATTGGATTGGCAGTGCCCGAGTCATAATGCTCCTACGTCACTGTGTGGCATGTACTTATTTTATTACATCAATGTTAGCAGCAAGTATACCACACTGTACGACTGGATGGCAAACTTTCGAAATCTACGGAAGGTTAATGTATTTTCAGTAAAGATACGAtggactgtttatcatccattGACTACAGGAACTGAAACTCTAAACTTTCTGCAAATATCGAAATCTTCGTCTGACAAATTTGAGTTCATTTCCCTTTTCATACCTCAAAATTTGGATTCACAACATTTTGAAGACTGGATCAAGTACATATCCGGGGCCAGTTTTAGAAAAGATCCACTGCCATACGATGAAATGATTGGGAATCTTATCAAGGGCGCCCTCCTTCATGCTGACATACAGTCTTTGAACCTGACAATACAAAAGAATTTGATGCCTCGATGCAACACTCATAGAAATGAGCATATCACAGTGCAATCTTTGATCTATAGTAGTGGCTCAGATACCATGGAAAACGTGTTTTCTTGTTTCAAAGGACTAAAGTCCCTGTATCTAAACCAGAGCACTTTCCCCTTGAGACACATAGACAGCCAAACGTTCTCAAATTTGGAATCCTTGCAGCTGTTGGATCTCAGTGGCAATGATATATCATCAATTTCCAAAAATTTGTTCAACAGTTTACGAGAGCTACGTTACTTGAACATAATTAAAAATCCATTTGAAATTGACAAGGTAGCACTTGGAAAGCTTTCAACGCGTCTGGTCTGTCAGTTTGATACCGGAGACGATATGTATCTATACTCAAGAGGGTGTTGTCGGGTAATGCGTGATAAG
This genomic window from Ptychodera flava strain L36383 chromosome 10, AS_Pfla_20210202, whole genome shotgun sequence contains:
- the LOC139142045 gene encoding toll-like receptor 4 encodes the protein MLCGEITSCLIFKTINTSSKTVMAESSSYVKRLFKSMLLFSVFMCVLLSSDLSGQEKPLATYKYCLSLPSDDITAGLYFDCSKLYLKRVPSFLPISTVDLYLYNNLIKELNKYSFHQLSNLKRLNLSHNDISTITDQSFINLSYLEILDLSFNGIRSVPCNAFSRLQNLKFLRILDIVNLDFDRCSWNGVKYLTYLEISFYFNNTTIDNFRGLESIETLRIWVNYKRNDTDPIIHNCLNLSIFHTLPHLKNLDLSFGKFYCIKGASFLNNGTDQLELSGVVNLTISYNLNLTEILPGSFIGMPNLQNLDISSCYFLRHIDASVFMGLQNLNHLVLNSGNLVSLDNKQFAHLKALSLLDLVGIIGSETLHSFAFVGLSNTISLNLSVGNIHSIEPYTFSGFRNLTHLDLSLNEIGYIDRRILHGPSKLTHLNLLSASDPINIDPGAFQELHFLEFLGLTTNMKIELLEPLKSLTSLNWECPSPVPPMTFCGMYLFHYINVSSKYSSLYDWMSSFPHLTKIDLISVETAWYIKYPFAEGITALKFLQISKYSFYKFELISLYIPQNVDLLKHFDEWIKYIFEGDLSTPTLALDEMIPNLIKGALLYADIHVLNLTLPKYLMPRCDIDANEYINVHSLFFNSGSDTMNNVFSCFKGLSSLYLNQSRSTFPLRYIDSETFSNLDSLELLDLSGNSILFIPEKLFDSLPNLVHLNMLHNALEMDMGLVGNLSMLPAFHFDTGDEMYIYSQGCCRLMQDDYDEELTTDYLEKWLDREVCDFYSNVDRGEGYIQYNCQISKNSEHNGIISGYGDNMRCTCDLRKIEILKMRQSSISFISEGIYFKYMTHMNVSFADRYSVDVYVPQLVELDLAHSQLKLNNYGVNFRETLNLRFASFSYTEYDIRDIHTRCNQTTNRIIFQSFVGLEYLIVSHSGITALCQFYFQRLVNLRFIDLSYNKIPFVRKDMFEYNTKLSTIDLSNNVITMLDPATFKQMTYLSALYFSNNPLNCDCDKEYIQKWMKSSKNVTFTTDGSLPWQTYICAEPSSLSGKPFIMIDHHRIACYGTQIRLIAIFVLIIPILFVSRIVWKKRWHLLYNAYKKINKIKQRYPLYFRLEDDKEYDFDAFVSFSEGDSDWVDEQLQPFMEDKLEMRLCIHTRDFHGGKDIFANIEENIKKSRKIIFIVSEKFIKSSYCDLEMRLAFSMMLHALHDESILVFIMLEKVSLKDMSDILKFFVNTKTYLAWPEGDEKEDERQQFWEQLKGIVTDEWQIF